A DNA window from Thermoanaerobaculia bacterium contains the following coding sequences:
- a CDS encoding dipeptidase yields MTAKSSPSDDVFALIEREQGRYLAELKEYLRIPSISTDPAYRQDIDRCADWLMAKMQAAGLTTEKIATAGHPLVYAEWLGAGPDKPTVLFYGHYDVQPPDPLDEWRNPPFEPTEEGDCLVGRGTTDDKGQSYTHVKAVEAMLAVRGKLPVNVKFLVEGEEEAGGEAIEKFVRADAGRKLACDAVVVSDTSLWAPGIPALTYGLKGLAYFEIRVQGPNRDLHSGVYGGGVANPANALAEIIASLRDCTTGEIRVEGFFDDVRPLADWERKEFAALDFDESEVKTDLAVDALPGESGYTYVERTWGRPTCDVNGLWSGYQGKGAKTVLPAKAGCKVSFRLVADQKPAKIAELVQAHVAKVTPPGVTVEVEYLHGADPVAVDATGAIAHEALAALEEVWGNRALRTRSGGSIPIVGTFSGVLGVPVLLMGFGLEDDRLHSPNEKFNISHFYSGIRAVARFLDRLAAMPVTAATPGKTTQTAGSGS; encoded by the coding sequence ATGACCGCCAAATCCAGCCCTTCCGATGATGTCTTCGCCCTGATCGAGCGCGAGCAGGGCCGCTATCTCGCCGAGCTCAAGGAGTACCTGCGGATCCCGTCGATCTCGACCGACCCGGCCTACCGGCAGGACATCGACCGCTGTGCCGATTGGCTGATGGCGAAGATGCAGGCGGCCGGCCTCACCACCGAGAAGATCGCCACCGCCGGGCACCCGCTGGTCTATGCCGAGTGGCTGGGCGCCGGCCCGGACAAGCCCACCGTGCTGTTCTACGGCCACTACGACGTGCAGCCGCCCGACCCGCTCGACGAGTGGCGCAACCCGCCGTTCGAGCCGACCGAAGAGGGCGACTGCCTGGTCGGCCGCGGCACGACCGACGACAAGGGGCAGTCCTACACCCACGTCAAGGCGGTCGAAGCGATGCTCGCCGTGCGCGGCAAGCTCCCGGTGAACGTCAAGTTCCTGGTCGAGGGCGAAGAGGAGGCAGGCGGCGAGGCGATCGAGAAGTTCGTCCGCGCCGACGCCGGCCGGAAGCTCGCCTGCGACGCCGTGGTGGTCTCCGACACCTCCCTCTGGGCGCCCGGCATTCCGGCGCTCACCTACGGCCTCAAAGGGCTCGCCTACTTCGAGATCCGCGTCCAGGGCCCGAATCGCGACCTGCACTCGGGGGTGTACGGCGGCGGGGTCGCCAACCCGGCGAACGCCCTGGCCGAGATCATCGCCAGCCTCCGTGACTGCACGACCGGCGAGATCCGCGTCGAGGGCTTCTTCGACGACGTGCGGCCGCTCGCCGACTGGGAGCGCAAGGAGTTCGCGGCGCTCGACTTCGACGAGAGCGAAGTGAAGACCGATCTCGCCGTCGACGCGCTCCCCGGCGAGAGTGGCTACACCTACGTCGAGCGCACCTGGGGCCGTCCGACCTGCGACGTCAACGGCCTGTGGAGCGGCTACCAGGGCAAGGGCGCCAAGACCGTGCTGCCGGCGAAGGCCGGCTGCAAGGTCTCGTTCCGGCTCGTCGCCGACCAGAAGCCGGCGAAGATCGCCGAGCTCGTGCAGGCGCATGTTGCCAAGGTCACGCCGCCCGGCGTGACGGTCGAGGTCGAGTATCTCCACGGCGCCGATCCGGTGGCGGTCGACGCCACCGGTGCGATCGCCCACGAGGCGCTCGCGGCACTCGAAGAGGTCTGGGGCAACCGCGCGCTGCGCACCCGGAGCGGCGGCTCGATTCCGATCGTCGGGACCTTCTCGGGGGTTCTCGGCGTCCCGGTCCTGCTGATGGGCTTCGGCCTCGAAGACGACCGCCTGCATTCGCCGAACGAGAAGTTCAACATCAGCCATTTCTACTCCGGGATTCGGGCCGTGGCACGATTCCTCGACCGGTTGGCCGCCATGCCGGTGACCGCGGCGACACCCGGGAAAACGACGCAGACTGCGGGGTCGGGCTCGTGA
- a CDS encoding class IV adenylate cyclase, producing the protein MTGTHKKPPIERELKFAGVDLDQLRSRLLELECERLGPPSNEDNWLLDRKGEIHASGGVLRVRQDGRGALITFKGPASFDGPAKLRRELEIEVQDSESALALFTALGYDVVRRYQKIREEWRLGSETICLDHTPIGDFVEFEGVKAEAVAKRCGFDLTTSLNKSYLMLYEDYIAEHPDAPRDMIFRDNP; encoded by the coding sequence GTGACCGGAACCCACAAGAAGCCGCCGATCGAGCGCGAGCTGAAGTTCGCCGGCGTCGATCTCGACCAGTTGCGCTCGCGCCTCCTGGAGCTCGAGTGCGAGCGCCTCGGGCCGCCGTCGAACGAGGACAACTGGCTGCTGGACAGGAAGGGCGAGATTCACGCTTCCGGCGGCGTGCTGCGCGTCCGTCAGGACGGCCGCGGTGCGCTCATCACCTTCAAGGGCCCGGCGTCGTTCGACGGTCCGGCCAAGCTCCGGCGCGAGCTCGAGATCGAGGTCCAGGATTCCGAGAGCGCGCTCGCGCTGTTCACCGCCCTGGGCTACGACGTGGTGCGGCGTTACCAGAAGATCCGCGAGGAGTGGCGGCTCGGGTCGGAGACCATCTGTCTCGACCACACGCCGATCGGCGACTTCGTCGAGTTCGAAGGCGTCAAGGCCGAAGCGGTCGCGAAGCGCTGCGGCTTCGATCTGACGACGTCGCTGAACAAGAGCTACCTGATGCTCTACGAGGACTACATCGCCGAGCACCCGGACGCACCGCGCGACATGATCTTCCGCGACAACCCCTAG